The stretch of DNA ttattttctttttaatctctattattctcttatttttttattttttttttatatgtatatttttctcctttttctccctactttttttttttgtataaacgaaaacatttatttaaagaacaaGTTTATCTTACATTTATCACGAAAATAAGTCGTGCAAacataaatttaatcaatcgacttcttctttttcttcttctttatatttatactaagTGGTACATAACATTCTACTTACATtacattagaaataaaaaaaacaaaaaacaatattttatagaacACAAATATCCGTTTGATTAGATTGCATAGAATCCATAATACATACGCGcgtgtaattttatatcacgAGATATCGGATATCTCTCAGCACACTTATCGCAGTTTGGTAGATCTAGCACAAATACTTCATAATATGCGTAAAGCGGATATCGACATAGTTCGTCGAGGATGTTCTATATTGCGAATGATAAAAGGTGTGTATATGCGCTTACGAGTATATCGGTGACTCGTAAAGTGGATTCCTATATTTTCGCAACTCTCAGTAAAacgtttttacttattttttctcttcttttttttccattctgttaatttttatttactacaTTCAAATGTAGATATTACTTTAAAATCGAATAGAttataacgattttatttaaatgagatttaataaaagtttcaatttcgcttttataaacaataaaatgatTTGTGAATGATATCGACAagttcgaatttttatttgatatatctaAACGTAGGTGTTATGTCAAATCAAATagataacattaatattaaaatgtcatttataaaaaaatgaaaaaacaaattggaCCTTTCAATTccgtttttaaataaaataaaatgattcgtaagtgatattaataaatttcaattcgttAGAGATACGGGTTATTAAAGTGGCGTTGTAATAAGTCCTATAGTCGTAGAATTGTAGATGATTATGAAATAGGAAATGTTCAATTGTAAGAATCACATATGTAGatactattaattataatgttcTTTTCTATATGGGTTCTTCaatgatcattttttaaaaaatgttcactTCGAATGTAACAACATATATTCGAGTTTAAACTTTATACCATGGTAATAAGATTCATCGATGTAATACGTTATCTTGTTGCTGTGATGTTTATTGTGTTTAATAACATTTGACtacgtcgaaataaaattttaaaagttcGTCAAAACGTTAAAAATTAGTTTCATCGAAATCATTAAAagtaaaactaaaataaatcataaaagtaaaatatatcattaaagtaaaagtaaaactgTTCGCATTACGCATTAAAAATTAGTTTCATCGAAATCATTAAAAGTAAGactaaaataaatcataaaagtgaaaataaaactgTTTACATTACGCGACAAGATTtttcagagaaagaaataaattaacgaaacgatacgattaagaaaataaactgttaaatatttcaagaatattttcgattaataacGAGATCTGATTAATGTGTTTGAAAAATGGCGGAGTTTTGAACGAacgcgaaaagaaataaaaaatcgagtAACATTTCAGACAGATATCACCCCGTATACACGATATAATCATAGAAGGTCAATAGAACAGTTAATACGAGTTACgatgaaaagattaaaatttaatattaaaagaaaaatttaataaggcTTATATTTGTTATGGTATAAAATTGACATGTATGGTTACACAAAACGGATGTTAATGAATTCAACTAAGCACACAAAAATCTTAGTTTTTTATCAATGGAGTTAACGAATTAATACTTCTaacacgatatataataaccttgaataaatcaatcgattttctttatctttttaatgataaaaactaCGTTACATCGTTAAACACGTCATCATTCAATAATCTCCAATCTATTCGACCGCATTTTTCaacagataaagaaaatggCCGTTAAATTCATGAGACAATACTGTCTGttcattcttttgtttttacattttcaaagACGTTTTCCTGTTCCGAAGTCGtaagattttcgatcgatctacgaggaagaattttataaacgtGTATAATACGATAACGATAAAGCGAATAGAATcgcaaaaaaattttcaaaaggatCACGGTCggagattaatatttttctaacctTCTATCCGATCTATATACCTTGATTTTAAGTGGAACGCGCGCCGATCATggcgataaatattaaagtctACCGAGCAtaaacagagaagaagaaaaagaaaaagaaaaacaaaaagaaaaacaagaaaaggaaagaaagaaaaagaagaaggaaaaaagaataacgaagTAACTTGCGTATTTCCAGCACGTGCTTCTGACAAATTTTCCATTCCCTCTATTCGCAGTGTTTCTTGTGCAAAGCCCAAAGGAGGAGTGGGAGAAGTCGACGGGAACGACACTGCTTGACACGTGAGAGTTTATAAATTCGCGGGATGAAGTGAgcagggaagaaagagagaaagagagaaagagagaaagagagaaagagaaaggttaCGATCTATCCAGAACGTCGTAGGAAGAGACGAAACATTTTGCAACAAAgcatagaagaaagagagggtaagagagaaagagagagggggagagagagagagagagagagatggatagaaagGCGAACAGATACGTAAACTCGTGCATGATCGTGCGGTTTCGgttacaaagaagaaagatcgcGCGTGCTGGAGTAGAAGTAGTGGGGATGACGACTGGATTTGTCGGTAGAGTGGGGGAAAAGTGGCTACGGAGGATATGCGTGGTAGACAGCTGATCAGTCTGCTCGCGACGCACGATCGGATGGAAGGTTTTGTCGTCGGACCGAGCATCCCTCGCAAAGAAACTCGCACGATTCATTCGTTATACTGTGCGTTATGACAACGGCACTCCTGTTTTAAAGTTCTCGTCTACATGGTATCGTCGTCGCTCTTTATGCCATTTGAAACAAAACCAAAGTCAGGAATAAACAGTGCGTCGGTTTATTATCGTAGTAAGCGTTCTATCGAGCTCTCGTTGGCGTCGTCAGGTCAATTACACCGAGCGCGttcttctcttcgtattcttcttcttcttcttcttcttcttcttcttcttcgtcgacgaGGCTCCTGGACGAAGGTAAAGTCTATGACCGGACAAAACGAATGTTTACGTTCTTATCGAAGAAGGAAGTGGTGCGAGAACAGTGGTAGAACGTGCTTTACGTTCGCTTTGATGAGGTTCGAGAAAACGGAAGAGGAGGACACGAGGGCGGACTATATGATTCGCGAGCATTGATATTCGTATTGTACTATAGTGACAGAACGCCATACATAAcataacacatacacatacatgtacatgtacatgtataaGCATATATACTAGTTTGGTGCAGTTACGCCCGCCGTTAACACCCCTgctatttgattttttttttcctttctacatTTATCTGTTACTTGTCACAACGTCTTTGTTGTTGACACGTTTAGTcattatatatcgaaagagCTTTTACTAGTTGCAATCCTGTTTCTTTATCTCACTGTTAACGGTGCATGTCGGCGGTGAGCACAGAGCGGAAGGTTGATGACAATGCAACGAGTTCAAGATCAAGACAATGGGATCAACATCAAGTTTGGATCAAAGAAGTCCAGAAAAGGCGATTATAAATTGGTTTCGCAAGATGCGACAAAGGAAAGACAAAACAATTATAATGGGACCAACAAACACGGTatgtgttttctttctctttttattcttatcgtcCGTTCTCTTCTGTCACGCGCGTGTACAGTTTTTCATTGTTTGGATCGACAGTTTACTTGGCGGGAAATGcgttatttttgaatttaaagCGGAAAGCAGTCTTTGTAAACATATAGTCAATGTCAAAAGGATGCGTGCGTGATTATTTTTTGCtccaaaaataatgtttttactCGAAAGAAAGTACTCATTTGCGTGATATTTTTAACATCTCGTGTGAactgtatatttttttgtaatcgcTCGATTGACCTCATTCATACgcgaatttattttacgtgAATATGAAAGTAAATTTGTACGTTATGTTTTATTCTTCGAACTAGTTTCTCTTATTATTGAAtatctttttacaaaatgtaattattcattgtatttgaaaaatgatcttttacagattttttaagaaatgtttttattttattatttttcatattttagtTAAAGATGTGACAACAGAGGAAGAATTAGTACCCCCAGATGGAGGTTGGGGATGGCTGGTACTTTTGGCATCTGTTCTTGTCAATGTCCTTATTCCAGGAATGGTGAAATCTTTTGGAGTTTTGTTTGTTGAATTTCGTAAAGTTTTTGATGCATCTCCTGCTGCAGCTGCTTGGATTCCTGCCTTGTGTTATTTTCTGTACAGTTCTCTtggtaaaatatatgaattgaTTATTTACCTAACAAAACTTTAAgaattatcgaaattttatatatatatatatacatatatatgattttatttaaataagttaaatgttaaatattactCTTAGGGCCATTGTCTAGTGTACTTTCGGTTAAGTACTCATATCGGACAGTATCGTTATTAGGTGGTACATCTGCTGCTGCAGGAATGATGATAAGTTATTTTGCGAACTCTGTTGGCTTTTTGTGTGTTAGGTAATTAGATAAGTTCgataatcaaattatatttaataacgcaagaagaataatttaaaaatggaaatatttttagtttcgGAGTATTGGTAGGAACAGGGGCAGGATTGGCTTTTCCCCCGACCGTATACATTGTAACATCCTATTTTGTACGGCTACGAGGACTAGCCAATGGTCTGTGTATCTCAGGCAGTGCTTTAGGTTCTATATTTCTTCCACCACTTCTTGGGCTTCTTTTAGAAGAGTATGGTTACAGGTAGATATATtgttaacgaaataaaaataatttagatgtAATTTTGTTATGTGCACAATGTCTATTTCGAgtatttcattctttaaatttttaaggTCAGTTTTGCATACATAATAGAAAATagtaaatttccttttttatttgaatgaaattcttttgaaaagtGTAACTACTACCTTAAAATTTACAGAATATAAGTACTCTTTATGTATTTCAGTAAAGTGTATTTGATTGTgattgtgtatataaatatagtgtTTGATACTTAAAcattaattaaagtaaattaatattaaggTGAGTACAGAAGAGTGttgtaatattattctatttatttaataatctttgcATTATAGTCATATTTATTTAGCTTCCTATTTCTGTAATTTTCtgttacataaaatatatattatatcttttttatttatatgataaatatgttgatgtttaaatgtaattaagtTTAATAAATACTTTAGGTCTTTCAggagaaaaagtatattttttaaatgtgaGTATGGATCATACTAAGTAATACATGTAATCTACgtatctattatttcttaatttctttgttGCAGAAAACAATTAGTAGAGACACAGAAAGAAGTAATATGAAAATCTTTATACTGCATGtaatcttaattttataatattttttaatacacatttttttacaggtttatatatatatatatatctaaagtggaattaataaaatattctaaatattatgttaataattttgtatgtatatcatttatatagaatGTTGATATACTTTTTTGTGATTACATAAGTATGAgtttaattgttaaaaatattacggCAGTGTTTTAATTGTTGATTAATTCAATgcatgatatttataatatttgtgaaACATCATAATACttcattagatatataataaatgaaactgGTAATTGTtacatgtgtgtgcgtgtgtgtgcgtgcgtgtgagtgtgtgtgtattatggttttttgagatatatatatgattaatattaaaaatgattacacTTATTTTAtggatatttatctttttattcctatAAGTTATTATATTCCTACTAAATGTCATACTCTtgctataatattatttacttattgcAAACGCATAGAAGATTACGTTAgcgttatattaaaatatatttataacaagaGTCATTTTATCTCAATCATTTTGTAATATCCcaatatagatatttacttCAATGCTTTCTAACTTTTtcctaaattttatatacatttatatcgagttagaattttttatattaatattattatacaaattttcatcTTACAGATATAATTACagtgtaattaaataatgcaACTTTGCTTTCTTACAGAGGTGCAGTATTAATAATGGGAGCTATTACTTTAAATGTGTGGGCTTGTGCTTTGTTATACGATCCAGTGGAAAAACACATGATTCCTGCGCGACCGTCACGCGATTCGAAAGATCATAAAAGCTTAGAAACTACATCAATTACTATTACTAGTCCTGAAGATGAGAGGAgacataataattttatttcttccaacTCGAGCTGTGAAAAAGCTGCGCCTATAGTGCCAAAAAGCGCGTCTAGCGTTGCattggaaaattataaaaatactccCGTTCAAGGAAGAACTAGAAAAATTAGTATGCCAACTGGGCGTGAAATTACTGGGCAAATGCATAGCACACCAGCTTTACACGCTGTACCTGAAAGAGGAGTCGAAACAGGGAAATTGATAAAACGTAAATCATCCACTACTCAATCTCCCAGTACttcatcattttattatattagcaCCCCTCATCACGGTAGCACATTGTCTGCATTACATCCTGCGCATGCATCTACATTAACACTAAATGCAATATCTAATACGTTTACAAGAAAAGGATCTGCCCGTGCACTGAAGCAGGAAAAAAAAtcggaaaataaatttttcgattgTAGCTTATTGAAAGATCCTATGTACCTCGTTATATTGATCTCAAATTCAACAAATGCCGTTAGTTATACGaatttcgtaatatatttacCAGCTTATGCAGATTCGCTAGGCTTTGACAAGAGTATGggtcctcttcttctatcgaTCGTGTCAATTTTGGATCTCATTGGACGTATCGGTGGATCTGCATTGTCCGATATAAAGTTAATGCCGAAACATTGGTATTTCGTTGGCGGCTTATTCGCTTCTGGAGTATCCTTAACAATTTTACCAACGGCTACTACTTATACTTTATTATCTGTATATTGTGGAATATTCGGATTAGCTTCTGGTACATATGTTGGAGTTACCGCCGTTATTATGGCTGATATGCTCGGCACTGAAAAACTTACCTCGTCCTATGgcatttctttatttgttaatgGAATTTTGCAGCTTATAGGCCCGCCAATTTGTGGTGTGGTTTATCAACAAATTGACCAATACGGTCCCATTTTCAGTGTTCTAGGTATAATTTTAGTTGTAGGTTCATTGCTATGGGGCTTTGttccttttattaaaaagaggCAAAAAGAATCGGAAGTTAACAGTCCGGTGGATAAATTATAGTAATCTACATTTTTTTGCTAATATATTGAATACTTTATTCGAGCAAAAATTGTATACGATTATTGATCGTGACATCCTTGTAggaatattatcatttaactTGAAAAATCGACACAAGATCACGAGACTAATATTAGACAAAAAATGGAACTTATAGATGATTCTTTAGCACTGTGATgctgtatatattttacacgCACACTTATTACTCAATTATTAAGAGaagtattatgaaaatttagaaaaacttTTTGAAGACATAAAGtctctttttccaaaaaaaaaagaaaaaaagaaaagaagaaaagaaaaaacaattaaaaaccTTGCCTTGCACATAGGATTATTGCTCCTTGAAAGTAAGAActtcaattataaattataataaatatacgtcATTACGCGTTCGCGCGTATTGttactgtgtgtgtgtgtgcgcgcgcgtgtgtgtgtatttgatttttatttagtacttaatataaagtaaagaagTTGGTGCTATTTATGTCTAAAGGATGAACACACTgtttaatgtttaattttttaagatcttttaaaattttattccttttccatATCATTTcataattgaaaacaaaatgtATTCGGATGCATTTTAGATTGCTGTTACTTAACAATTTCAGTGTAAATTATAGTGAAAAAATAGCAAAGTTTTATGATACACAAGtaacttaaataatttaattttaatattaacattttgttttcacaattttttaattcgtaaatCACCGAAAATATGCCTTACTACGTGATAGATTCTAAGCactttgtaattaataattaatatattaagttTATATAGGTCTGTACACAAATGCAAAATAAATAGTAGCATAACggatatataattgtaatattcaaGAATGTTTTGTATAAATGAGCACTTggctatatatatttcacctttataagaataatataactatgtatatgtaactaAAACTGACTTTATTGACGAAATATTGCAATATAACACTTTTCATCACAATCAACTTGTCAATTATCTACAGCTTAGTACTGcatattatagatttattatgTATTCGTGTATGATTCTGTTTAGCAGAAcaaattttcgaatatataataaccaATCAAATTTTTCTGATCTATTATTTGACCAagtgtttatttttctcttttctccgttACTACAGTTTCAATAGCTGGTGCTGAATCTCTGAATTTAGGAAATTGTTCCCAAGGTGCGGATAAATCAAACTTTCGAAATTCCTGTGTCAATTCCAATGGTTCTGCTACtaccctctttttctcatcatcATAGCGAACCTTAagataatagtatatattgattaatgcttttttttacgtaaaacaaaaaacttaATAAGTAAACGCATTACCTCGACGTATCCACTCAATGGGAAATCTTTTCTGAGTGGATGTCCTTCAAAACCATAATCTGTTAAAATTCTACGAAGATCGggatgacgaagaaaataaataccaAACATATCCCATACTTCACGTTCATACCACTCGGCACCTTTGAATTCTTCAGTTATCGAATCAAGCGGTGATAATTCATCTGTGTATGTTTTTATTCTGATACGAGAGTTGTATACAAGGGACAAAAAGTGATATACAACCTAAcggaacaaaatttatttctgtttaCTTAATTATGCTTTTATAACTAGAGAATCGATTGAACATACCTCAAATCTGTATTGTCTATTGGGTACGTCTAATGCAgtgatatcaattatattattaaattgcgCGTTATAATGACATCTTAAAAATGCTATTGTTGGAAAAACTCCTAAAGGAGCAATCATAACTTCAAGTTCATCTTTGTTAACTATTTGAACTTTTTGTACATACTTCGGTAAACATTCGGCAATGTAACGTCCAAAGTTTTTTAAACGGTCAACATCGATACAAAGATTGGGTTTGCGTACAGTAGCTATAAACATAAATGTTTAtgattaatgtaatattatgaataatcgTCAATAATGATGCAAATCTGTGCatataatttagatataaGCAACATCGAGTATATAAAttgaagtataatattttataattatgcaattaatttataaaatacgtataaatcagaaataatttgcgaagagaaaacaattaaaacTTACGTCgggtttctgttttttctgttttttctgtTACTTCTGTACTATTCCATCGTATTGATGGGAAAGCCTTCACATAACCTAAGGAAACAAATGGatcgttatataatttaagttgatatttaattacgatttataaatattatttacgtttAGGTGCATTTGTAGATAGGCTTTGTGATAATCTCCAACAATTTCTTAATAACGATGTCATGCTGCTGAAAAtctatattttgaatatagattttaaatgtatataggAACGAACGTCAATGAACACTAGTAGCACTCACTGACACTCATACAAATAGATAAGACGCTCATATGATCGATATGCGCGCTTTCAATACTTTTTACTTCCAATAAGAAagttaaaaagtaataaaacataatagtaataaataactattacacaaatttttttctattattactttaatgACAGATGAAAATAACagatattacataattttaattgcaatatttgcaattaaaaatagaattattataatttctaatacgaTTATAACTAATAGTGATTGCAATTATATTATGATCTAATAAttgtattactatattttacaaatactttttttgaatatagtaattttataatagcaTTTATTGCTTTCTGTACAATCGTCAGCTATGCTGTATAGTTTTTAAAGAATTACGTTGTTCCAACGATTGTATCTCTACAAGAACACTTGCTACAGCATGTCTGAAACGATGAAATTGTATTAAAGAAAGTTCGAACGTATGAATTTCTCCAGTATCAAATATACATTCCATTATAATACATGGTTCCAGCACTCTGCTTAAAACActgaaaacaaataatataaaatatattagcaaaatatattttgaaaagtgATAGggttaaaataatgataaaaataatttcgtgtACTTTGATGATATAATAACATCTATGCGCCATTTGCATGATATCAAACGTGGAAAAAacttagttttttttattaaacctGCAAGTAAATCTGATTTCTTTTGACCAGATATAACGGTATATAAATCCTCAATGCAatctgaagaaagaaaacatctGAAAAAAGATACATGCGTCAAAGTGATAACAAATAAGAagattgtatattattaataatatagaataatagaaaatatgtagTTACTTTAATTCTTCTAAAGTTTGTTTGAAATCTGTTGGTTTGACAGAACacgatacatatttaaaatatacttttaagaTAGTAAAAAcagttgaaaaatattcatccaCATCTTCCGaaggtatattatatttttgactaATTCTGTCTAGAACGCCCTCTTCTATATATTCCTGTTCTATTGCTTTTACAGCaacttaaataaaatacatatagattagttacgattaatattaaagataaaacagTACGTCTTACTTTGTATCAAAGGCCgaacaaatgtttttttcagTTCTGACAGatgttttctgttttttaaaGCCGCTAAAAGTTCAGTTTGAAATAAAGTTGCCATTTtggagaagaaacaaaattgtttACTATTATTTAGCTGCAATCATCGATCATAATATCTTCAATCATTAACTCActtaattcaatattaaatagtGCTAGAATAGTGTTTAAGTAAATTAGCTTGTTTAAATagtgatttaaataaattttttttctatataaatcttAGATGTTTTCTCTTGTGTTATATGCTGTATAATATTCACGATATAAGTTTacaacttatttattttttcatttttcatttgaacaCCATTCAGAAGATCAAATGTGTCTACTTTTGTAGTTATCAATGACGTTAttcttaaaagaagaagacttGTATCTATTTTGATCAATGACTAGACGAAATCGTTTCTATATTTACGCCGATAGATG from Vespula pensylvanica isolate Volc-1 chromosome 11, ASM1446617v1, whole genome shotgun sequence encodes:
- the LOC122632784 gene encoding monocarboxylate transporter 9 is translated as MTMQRVQDQDNGINIKFGSKKSRKGDYKLVSQDATKERQNNYNGTNKHVKDVTTEEELVPPDGGWGWLVLLASVLVNVLIPGMVKSFGVLFVEFRKVFDASPAAAAWIPALCYFLYSSLGPLSSVLSVKYSYRTVSLLGGTSAAAGMMISYFANSVGFLCVSFGVLVGTGAGLAFPPTVYIVTSYFVRLRGLANGLCISGSALGSIFLPPLLGLLLEEYGYRGAVLIMGAITLNVWACALLYDPVEKHMIPARPSRDSKDHKSLETTSITITSPEDERRHNNFISSNSSCEKAAPIVPKSASSVALENYKNTPVQGRTRKISMPTGREITGQMHSTPALHAVPERGVETGKLIKRKSSTTQSPSTSSFYYISTPHHGSTLSALHPAHASTLTLNAISNTFTRKGSARALKQEKKSENKFFDCSLLKDPMYLVILISNSTNAVSYTNFVIYLPAYADSLGFDKSMGPLLLSIVSILDLIGRIGGSALSDIKLMPKHWYFVGGLFASGVSLTILPTATTYTLLSVYCGIFGLASGTYVGVTAVIMADMLGTEKLTSSYGISLFVNGILQLIGPPICGVVYQQIDQYGPIFSVLGIILVVGSLLWGFVPFIKKRQKESEVNSPVDKL
- the LOC122632785 gene encoding NADH dehydrogenase [ubiquinone] iron-sulfur protein 3, mitochondrial; translation: MTSLLRNCWRLSQSLSTNAPKRYVKAFPSIRWNSTEVTEKTEKTETRPTVRKPNLCIDVDRLKNFGRYIAECLPKYVQKVQIVNKDELEVMIAPLGVFPTIAFLRCHYNAQFNNIIDITALDVPNRQYRFEVVYHFLSLVYNSRIRIKTYTDELSPLDSITEEFKGAEWYEREVWDMFGIYFLRHPDLRRILTDYGFEGHPLRKDFPLSGYVEVRYDDEKKRVVAEPLELTQEFRKFDLSAPWEQFPKFRDSAPAIETVVTEKREK
- the LOC122632786 gene encoding COMM domain-containing protein 5-like gives rise to the protein MATLFQTELLAALKNRKHLSELKKTFVRPLIQIAVKAIEQEYIEEGVLDRISQKYNIPSEDVDEYFSTVFTILKVYFKYVSCSVKPTDFKQTLEELKCFLSSDCIEDLYTVISGQKKSDLLAGLIKKTKFFPRLISCKWRIDVIISSNVLSRVLEPCIIMECIFDTGEIHTFELSLIQFHRFRHAVASVLVEIQSLEQRNSLKTIQHS